One Halichoerus grypus chromosome 1, mHalGry1.hap1.1, whole genome shotgun sequence genomic region harbors:
- the U2AF1 gene encoding splicing factor U2AF 35 kDa subunit isoform X3, with translation MQEHYDEFFEEVFTEMEEKYGEVEEMNVCDNLGDHLVGNVYVKFRREEDAEKAVIDLNNRWFNGQPIHAELSPVTDFREACCRQYEMGECTRGGFCNFMHLKPISRELRRELYGRRRKKHRSRSRSRERRSRSRDRGRGGGGGGGGGGGGRERDRRRSRDRERSGRF, from the exons ATGCAGGAACACTATGACGAATTTTTTGAG GAGGTTTTTACAGAAATGGAGGAGAAGTACGGGGAAGTTGAGGAGATGAATGTCTGCGATAACCTTGGAGACCACCTAGTCGGGAACGTGTACGTCAAG TTCCGCCGTGAGGAAGACGCGGAAAAGGCCGTGATCGACCTGAACAACCGCTGGTTTAACGGGCAGCCCATCCACGCGGAGCTCTCCCCGGTGACCGACTTCCGAGAGGCGTGCTGCCGCCAGTACGAGATGGG GGAGTGCACGCGAGGCGGCTTCTGCAACTTCATGCACCTGAAGCCCATTTCCAGAGAGCTGCGGCGGGAGCTGTACGGGCGTCGGCGCAAGAA GCATAGATCGAGGTCCCGGTCCCGGGAGCGTCGCTCTCGGTCTAGAGACCGTGGccgtggtggcggcggcggcggtggcggcggcggcgggggacGGGAGCGCGACAGGAGGCGGTCGAGAGACCGTGAGAGATCTGGGCGATTCTGA